The genomic interval CCCTTTTTTAATTAACTCTTTTTTCATCATTTTTGGTTCATTATAGTTTTTTTCTCTATTATCTCCACTTACAATAATATAACGTATTTTGTTATGAGAAAAAAGAAAATAAGCTGCATCTATCCTATACTTAAAATATGCATTAATTCCGCCCCCCTGCAAATATTTAGAAGTTCCTAAAACTACACCAAATGCATTATATGGAATATAATTAATAGAATCATAACTCTTTCTTATTGACCATAAACTTATTCCGAAATGACAAAATATAATGAATAAAATAATAATAAAAAATATACGTTTTATTTCTAAAAAACATATTCTATTCTAAAAAGAATCCTCCTCTATGATCCATTCTCCTTTTTCTAAAAAAAATTCTATCTGTTTGAATTTAATATTTTTAGTTTCTCCTGTAATTAAATGACGAATATTAATTCTATTGTTTCTTCCTAATTTTTTTTTATCTTTTCCTTTCATATTCATAAAAAGATTTGTTTTAAAATTATTTTTATTTTTTGGAAAGCACAAAATGTCTCCTCTTATAATAGTAGATTTAAGTAAAAAAGAAATAATTCTTTTGTTTATATTATAAACTCTTTCTTGAAACAAATTAAAAGCATTTTGCTTATAAACAATAAGAGGATCTTTTTGTTCAAAAACAGCGTTTTGTACAGAATATCGTAAACTATCCATTTCACGTAAATGCTCTTTCCATTTTTCATCCATAAAACATAATATAGTCTTTTTTTCAAACATGGATAATAAAGATTTTCCTTTTGTATTGTAGAACTCTTTCAAATATGATATAGAAACTATATTTTGATATCCATCTGTTAAAATAACTCGTATTTGATAAAATTCTTGATTTTTATTATCTACAATATTAGATATAATAGGTTTGATATCTTGATCTATCATTTTTATTTTCTTCTCTTCATAATAACCAATAATTATATCATGAAGTGTGTTTACAGAATCTCGTTCTTTGTAAGATACAAATTCATCTTCTTGTATAGGAAATTTAATTCCAAAAATTTGAAAAAATTCATATTCTAAATTTTTGAAATCATTGAGAGATTGATTAACATTAATCATTATATCTAATAAAAGATAAACCATATTAGAAATATCTAAACTCAATTCATCCCCACATAATGCATTTCTTCGTTTTTTATAAATAAATTCTCTTTGTTTATTAATAACATCATCATAGTCTAACAAACGTTTTCGTATACTAAAATTGTTATCTTCTATTTTTTTTTGTGCTTTTTCAATAGATTTGGTCAATAAAGGATGTTGTATTATATCTCCTTCTTTATGTCCAAATCGATCCATTAATTTAGATAATCTTTCCGAATCAATAAATAAACGAATTAAATTATCTTCTAAAGACACATAAAACTGAGAACTACCTGGATCTCCTTGACGTCCTGATCTTCCTCTTAATTGATTATCTACTCTTCTAGAATCATGTCTTTCTGTTCCTAAAACCGATAATCCTCCATTTTTAATAACTTCTTTTGATAGTTTAATATCAGTTCCACGACCTGCCATATTAGTTGCTATAGTTACGGATCCAGAAAATCCTGCTTTTGCTATAATTTCCGCTTCTTTTTCATGTAATTTGGCATTTAAAACATTATGCGGTATTTTCATAAATTTTAAAGCTCTACTTAGGAATTCTGAAACTTCAACAGAAGTGGTCCCAACAAGAACCGGACGTTTTTCATTTTGAGATAAAAGAATAATTTTTTCTATAACAGCATTATACTTTTCTCGTTTAGTTTTAAAAACAAGATCTTGCAAATCTTTCCTTTGTATTTTTTTATGTGTCGGAATTACTACTACATCTAATTTGTAAATATGCCAAAATTCTCCAGATTCTGTTTCTGCAGTTCCTGTCATACCAGATATTTTCCTATACATTCTAAAATAATTTTGTAAAGTGATTGTAGCAAAAGTCTGACTGGAAGATTCTACTTGAACACTTTCTTTCGCTTCTATAGCTTGATGTAAGCCATCAGAATAACGTCTTCCTTCCATTATACGACCAGTTTGTTCATCTACTATTTTCACTTTTTTATCTAAAACGACATAATCCACATCTCTTTCAAATAAAGTAAAAGCTTTAAGTAATTGATTAATAGTATGAATTCTTTGTGATTTTATAGAAAAATTTTTCAAAAGTTTTTCTTTTTCATTTATTTCTTTTTCCTTGGAAAAATTTTTTTTCTCTACTTCAGTAAGTTCTATATTGACATCTGGTAAGACAAAAAAGCCTATATCTTCCACATTTTTTGATAAAAATTCAATCCCTTTATCTGTTAATTCCACAGTATTATTTTTTTCATCTATCACAAAATAAAGATCTTTGTCCACTTTATACATCTCTCTTCCATGATCTTGAAAATATTGAGATTCAGTTTTTTGCAATATTAAACGAATATTATCTTCACTCAAAAATTTTATTAAAGATTTTTTTTTGGGTAATCCACGATACGCTTGAAATAATTTAAATCCGCCTAATTTTTTTTCTCCATCTTTGATTAAATTCTTTGCTTCATGCAAAAAATTATTAACTATAATGTTTTGCTTACTAACTAGAGTTTTTACTTTTCCTTTAAATAATTCAAATTCTTCTTTATTATCTTTTTTAGGATCAACAGAACCCGATATAATCAAAGGAGTACGCGCTTCATCTATTAATACAGAATCTATTTCATCTATAATAGCATAATTTAACTCTCTTTGAACTAATTCTTCTTTAGAACAAGCCATATTATCACGTAAATAATCAAACCCAAATTCATTATTTGTTCCATAAGTAATATCTGCTTGATATGCTTTTTTACGCATATATACATCAGAAGATGAATAATTATCAATACAATCAACTTTTAATCCATGGAAT from Blattabacterium cuenoti carries:
- the secA gene encoding preprotein translocase subunit SecA, with product MSFIIKILNKLLVNKNDRDLKEVRKFLVQIKKEEKKIFLLSDDELRNKTQDLKNIIQTYTKKFHEKKKKLLKKIQEKFCSISVLEKIYSNLESLQEECYKTEQKVLIDILPQAFAIIKETAKRLKDKKRLIVTSTSFDKELSKIKSYVHLNGDQAIWINEWNAYGKSIIWDMVHYDVQLMGGVVLHQGKIAEMATGEGKTFVATLSAYLNALSGRGVHVVTVNSYLSRRDTSWMAPLMEFHGLKVDCIDNYSSSDVYMRKKAYQADITYGTNNEFGFDYLRDNMACSKEELVQRELNYAIIDEIDSVLIDEARTPLIISGSVDPKKDNKEEFELFKGKVKTLVSKQNIIVNNFLHEAKNLIKDGEKKLGGFKLFQAYRGLPKKKSLIKFLSEDNIRLILQKTESQYFQDHGREMYKVDKDLYFVIDEKNNTVELTDKGIEFLSKNVEDIGFFVLPDVNIELTEVEKKNFSKEKEINEKEKLLKNFSIKSQRIHTINQLLKAFTLFERDVDYVVLDKKVKIVDEQTGRIMEGRRYSDGLHQAIEAKESVQVESSSQTFATITLQNYFRMYRKISGMTGTAETESGEFWHIYKLDVVVIPTHKKIQRKDLQDLVFKTKREKYNAVIEKIILLSQNEKRPVLVGTTSVEVSEFLSRALKFMKIPHNVLNAKLHEKEAEIIAKAGFSGSVTIATNMAGRGTDIKLSKEVIKNGGLSVLGTERHDSRRVDNQLRGRSGRQGDPGSSQFYVSLEDNLIRLFIDSERLSKLMDRFGHKEGDIIQHPLLTKSIEKAQKKIEDNNFSIRKRLLDYDDVINKQREFIYKKRRNALCGDELSLDISNMVYLLLDIMINVNQSLNDFKNLEYEFFQIFGIKFPIQEDEFVSYKERDSVNTLHDIIIGYYEEKKIKMIDQDIKPIISNIVDNKNQEFYQIRVILTDGYQNIVSISYLKEFYNTKGKSLLSMFEKKTILCFMDEKWKEHLREMDSLRYSVQNAVFEQKDPLIVYKQNAFNLFQERVYNINKRIISFLLKSTIIRGDILCFPKNKNNFKTNLFMNMKGKDKKKLGRNNRINIRHLITGETKNIKFKQIEFFLEKGEWIIEEDSF